Proteins co-encoded in one Strix uralensis isolate ZFMK-TIS-50842 chromosome 2, bStrUra1, whole genome shotgun sequence genomic window:
- the LOC141940008 gene encoding uncharacterized protein LOC141940008 — MGQVNCCRGSRVDPDPEQHCRPVPGSPEPLLRQRVRVTQGRKTRKRDLLLSRDTLVIAKSRRGSAPRPQLCLALGQLQVLSGRIGAAGDGPEEEEDKTTNSLVLVWPCGSCVLTFHSWAEKELWVSALQGPPERVEGARVTQLPSIKALMKELCRRKAVTTLRASSLERLVEGQAKAGAEQRPPPVPAGGKGGHGPSAAGGTRGRRRGLPWPFARRGTSAAAEAPGPSGSAGSGALFGRPLAALCSQDGTLPRPIQDLLALLHQHGPSTEGIFRLAASEHTLRELHEALDSGAEVHLESQPARVLAVILKDFLRKIPSKLLEAELYEEWMSALQKTSRQEKLAGLKEVASKLPKANLVLLRQLLALLQNISSSAATSRMTASNLAICVGPNLLSPAEEDTLPLDVLVQATGKVTQLVEFLIEHHEELFGEEVAGLAGTSDESPLAPGLAAAAAEVSPVAPENQHLKSSSGERRLPGSSQESRKRRASSEEGSDGQPGRKRRKPEPELSGMGN, encoded by the exons ATGGGCCAGGtgaactgctgccgtggctccag GGTCGACCCTGACCCCGAGCAGCACTGCAGgcctgtcccggggtcacccgagCCGCTGCTCCGTCAGCGCGTGAGGGTGACCCAGGGCCGCAAGACGAGGAAGagggacctcctcctctccagggacaccctggtcatcgccaagtccaG ACGTGGCAGCGCCCCGCGCcctcagctctgcctggccctgggccagctgcaggtgctgagcgGCAGGATAGGGGCGGCCGGTGatggccccgaggaggaggaggacaagacCACCAACTCCCTTGTCCTCGTCTGGCCCTGCGGCTCGTGCGTCCTGACCTTCCA ctcctgggcGGAGAAGGAGCTCTGGGTCAGCGCACTCCAAGG GCCACCAGAACGAGTGGAGGGAGcccgggtcacccagctgccctccatcaagGCCCTGATGAAGGAGCTCTGCCGCCGCAAGGCA gtgacGACACTACgcgccagcagcctggagaggctggtcgagggccaggcaaag gcgggtgcagagcagcggccaccacccgtccctgctggcGGGAAAGGTGGACACGGCCCCtcggctg CAGGTGGGACCCgcggcaggaggagggggctgccctggcccttcgcaCGGCGAGGGACCTCGGCCGCTGCAGAGGCGCCCGGGCCATCAGGCTCTGCTggcagcggggctctctttggccggcccctggcagctctctgcagccaggacggcacgctgccccggcccatccag gacctgctggctctcctgcaccagcacgggccatccacggaggggatcttccggctgGCAGCCAGCGAGCACACCTTGCGGGAGCTCCACGAGGCTCTCGACAGTGGAGCAGAGGTCCACCTCGAAAGCCAGCCTGCGCGCGTGCTGGCCGTCATCttgaag gacttcctccgcaagatcccctccaagctcctcgaggcagagctctacgaggagtggatgagtgccctgcagaagaccagcaggcaggagaagctggcaggactgaaaga ggtggccagcaagttgcccAAGGCCAACCTGGTCCTGCTCAGACAGTTGCTGGCCCTGCTGCAAAACATCAGCAGCagtgcagccaccagcaggatgactgccagcaacctggccatctgcgtggggccaaacctcctgagcccagctgaggaggacacccttcccctggacgtcctggtgcaggccacggggaag gtgacgcagctggtggagttcctcattgaACACCACGAGGAACtctttggggaggaggtggctgggcttgcTGGCACATCGGATGAGTCGCCGCTGGCaccggggctggcagcagcagcagcagag GTGTCTCCTGTAGCCCCAGAAAACCAACACCTCAAGAGCTcgtctggggagaggag GTTGCCAGGCTCTTCacaagagagcaggaagagaagagcGAGCTCTGAAGAGGGGAGCGATGGGCAGCcaggcaggaagaggaggaagccGGAGCCAGAGCTCTCAGGGATGGGCAACTGA